The nucleotide sequence TTTCCACCATTTCCTTGCTCTCTATAAGCTTTCCTAAAAGTACTTTTCCCTTTCTACACTATTTTCCTTAATATTAATATATTATAGCTTATATCGTATTATATTACAAGATATTATTTATGTCAAATGAATCAATTATAGTCACTATGCCCCTTATCTTTTCTAACTATATTTCTAATCAATAAATCACTAATATAAGTATATTTATTAATCATAATAAAATTAAAACCTCTGATAGATATGTATTCTATTTCTTTTTAGTGTTTTACTTATCATAATATTGGTTAAACTTTATATAGTATATAACTATTAACTAAATTTATCAAAAATGGGGTGCTAGTTATGAAAAAAATTGTCTTAATAGTTACTCTTGTAATATTTTTTTTAGCTACTGGTTGCAAAAATACCACTATTAGTAAAGCCTCAAACAATACACCTAAACCTAACAAAAATAAAATTTTTTATGAAAAGTATGAAAAAGATTGTTATGGTAATGGAAATTCCGTTGGAAATATTAGCAACTATGGTACTGCCTGCGAAGACACGAATTACATATACTACTCTATAACCTATGGTGCTACAGGAATATACAAAATGAATTATGATGGCTCAAATAAAACAAAGCTAACCTCTGACAAAGCCTACTATTTAAATTCAGATAAGGATTTTCTCTACTATAGAAATGTGTCCGATGAAGGGAGACTTTATAAAATCAATAAGTCAAGCTTAAAAACTTCAAAATTAACCAATGATAAAGTGTTTTATCTTAATCTTTCAAAGGGCTATCTTTATTATCAGAATGAAAATGACGGAAATAAATTATATAAGATAAAAACTGATGGTTCAGACAGACAAAAACTAAACGATTCATACTCCTCCTATATCACAGTTGTTGACAACTATATATACTATCAAAATGAAACTCTTGGAAATTCTTTGTATAGAATAAAGAATACCGGAGAAGATGATACTAAACTAAACGATGACACTTCAATTTACATAAATGTTTTTAATGACTTTATATACTATACAAATGATTCAGATAACGGAACGGTTTATAAAATCAAAAATGATGGGAGTGAGAAACAACAGGTAGACAGTACTTCATCTCATTACTTAAATTTTAGTGGAAATTTGCTATATTCAAGTGATAATAAACGAAATCTATTCTTTAGAATTAATAACAATAACTTAAATAAAGTAGTATTTAATTCTAATAGAATTTCAAAAATATCAAATATAAATGTTATAAATAGTTTTGTTTTCTTCGACGGAACGACTAATGATGGAAACTCAAATTACATTATGAAAACTGATGGAACAGAACTTAGAAAGCTTCAGTAAAAAAGCTATAGTAGCTCTAAGCTAAAACTACTACAGCTTTTTTGTAAAAGTTTATTTTTTATCTGTTCTATTACAGGAATACTTGCTTTATGATAAAAAATCCATTAAATTTTTATTTTTTCTACTTAAACAGTTTCCTTTTTCTTTTACGCCTCTTTCCCCTTTTACCTTCGTTGCCATAATAACTGTAATAACCTCTACTACCTACTTTTACCTTGTTAAGAACTGTTCCAAGTATGTTGGCATTTACATTTTCTAAAAGTTCTTTAGCTCTTTTAGCTGCTTCTATTTCAGCCACCCCAGAACTTACAACTAAAATCACACCATCTACCATAGTAGAAAGAATTTGAGGGTCCGTTACTGCTATTATAGGAGGAGTATCAAGTATTATATATTTAAATACTCCTTTTGATTCATTTAAGAATTCTTTCATTTTATGTGATGCAAGCATTTCTGCAGGATTAGGTGGTATTTTACCAGAGGTTAAAACACAAAGTTTCTTATTAAAATAATGAGCCGAATCTTCAAACTTAGCTTGTCCCGCTATTATGTTTGATAAACCAGAACTATTAGATAATTTAAATTTTTTGTGTATGCTTGGTTTTCTTAAATCGCAGTCAACAATTAAAACTTGATTTCCTGTTTCAGCCATGGCAAGTGCTAAATTAGCTGCCGTAGTTGATTTTCCTTCACCTGGCCCTGAACTTGTAACCAGTATAACTCTAATTTCTTCATCGAAACTTGAAAACTGAATGTTACTTCTTAAGGTTCTATAAGATTCTGCTACTGGAGATTTAGGATTATCCTTAACAATCAACATTGATTTTTCACCACCTCTTATTTTTACATAAAAGTAATATTATTACATTAGTATTTAACTCTATAGCATCAAACTTTTATGCATTATATGCATTTTAAGCTTGATTATACTAGATTTATTTATTATACAACATATACGTAATAATTGTGTGAACTTTAAAATATATATTTTTAATAATGTGTAAATTTAAAAAGGATGATTTTGTTTATTTGAAAACACTTGTACAAATGAACAAAACCATCTAACCTATGCTAATTGTTTACTTATTATTTTTTTTAAGAAAAGTAAGACCTTATTTGCGCCCAAAGCCAAAATTACTGGTATAAGTACTCCTACTATAGAATAAGCAATCCACCAAAAATTATTCATATTTATTATTCTATGACTTAAATAAGAGTAACTTAAGTTATATATATATATTTGCGCTAAATTAATAGCTTTGAAGCAAATTATATGAAGCGCTAAAATAGTTAAACTATTTTTTCCTATGATTTCAATAATCTTATATGCATTTTTCTCAACTAAT is from Clostridium acetobutylicum ATCC 824 and encodes:
- a CDS encoding CpsD/CapB family tyrosine-protein kinase encodes the protein MLIVKDNPKSPVAESYRTLRSNIQFSSFDEEIRVILVTSSGPGEGKSTTAANLALAMAETGNQVLIVDCDLRKPSIHKKFKLSNSSGLSNIIAGQAKFEDSAHYFNKKLCVLTSGKIPPNPAEMLASHKMKEFLNESKGVFKYIILDTPPIIAVTDPQILSTMVDGVILVVSSGVAEIEAAKRAKELLENVNANILGTVLNKVKVGSRGYYSYYGNEGKRGKRRKRKRKLFK
- a CDS encoding DUF5050 domain-containing protein — encoded protein: MKKIVLIVTLVIFFLATGCKNTTISKASNNTPKPNKNKIFYEKYEKDCYGNGNSVGNISNYGTACEDTNYIYYSITYGATGIYKMNYDGSNKTKLTSDKAYYLNSDKDFLYYRNVSDEGRLYKINKSSLKTSKLTNDKVFYLNLSKGYLYYQNENDGNKLYKIKTDGSDRQKLNDSYSSYITVVDNYIYYQNETLGNSLYRIKNTGEDDTKLNDDTSIYINVFNDFIYYTNDSDNGTVYKIKNDGSEKQQVDSTSSHYLNFSGNLLYSSDNKRNLFFRINNNNLNKVVFNSNRISKISNINVINSFVFFDGTTNDGNSNYIMKTDGTELRKLQ